The following are encoded in a window of Ricinus communis isolate WT05 ecotype wild-type chromosome 4, ASM1957865v1, whole genome shotgun sequence genomic DNA:
- the LOC8269687 gene encoding protein NRT1/ PTR FAMILY 3.1, which translates to MRSINRIDGRPLKHHQTMEKMEEKGFDAKGQKGGMITMPFIFANEACEKLAVVGFNTNMISYLTTQLHMPLTKAANTLTNFSGTSSLTPLLGAFLADSYAGRFWTITVASIIYQLGMTSLTLSAVLPNLRPPPCKLGDEVCQEADAGQLAILYVSLLLGALGSGGIRPCVVAFGADQFDETDPKQTTKTWRYFNWYYFVMGVSILLAVTVLVYVQDNIGWGWGLGIPTIAMFLSIIAFIVGYPLYRNLDPAGSPFTRLLQVCVAAFKKRKLSVVSDPKLLYQNDELDAPISIGENLVHTKHMKFLDKAAIVTEEDNLKQGQIPNLWRLNTVHRVEELKSVIRMGPIWAAGILLITAYAQQSTFSLQQAKSMNRHLSKSFQIPAGSMSVFTMTSMLTTIAIYDRLLVPFVRRFTGLDRGISFLHRMGVGFVISILATLVAGFVEIKRKQVAAENGLLNSHHPIPISVFWLAPQYCLHGIAEAFMSIGHLEFFYDQAPESMRSSAMALFWTAISVGNYMSTLLVTLVHKFSAGPDGSNWLPDDNLNKGKLEYFYWLITLMQAVNLVYYLVCAKMYTFKPIQIHSKGNSEPEDDGVELTANKV; encoded by the exons ATGAG GTCTATAAATAGAATCGACGGAAGGCCATTAAAACATCATCAGACAATGGAGAAGATGGAGGAGAAAGGTTTTGATGCCAAAGGGCAAAAGGGTGGAATGATTACAATGCCCTTTATATTTG CAAATGAGGCCTGTGAGAAGCTTGCAGTGGTGGGATTTAACACCAATATGATTAGCTACTTAACAACGCAGCTTCACATGCCATTAACTAAAGCAGCTAATACTCTCACCAACTTCAGTGGCACTTCAAGCTTGACTCCTCTCCTCGGTGCCTTCCTCGCCGACTCCTACGCCGGCCGCTTCTGGACCATCACTGTTGCTTCCATTATCTATCAACTC GGCATGACAAGCTTAACACTATCAGCAGTGCTTCCAAATTTAAGGCCACCGCCATGTAAATTAGGTGATGAAGTTTGCCAAGAAGCAGATGCAGGTCAACTAGCAATTCTGTACGTATCTCTTCTACTAGGAGCTTTAGGATCAGGGGGCATCCGACCCTGTGTGGTGGCATTCGGGGCGGATCAGTTCGACGAGACGGACCCAAAGCAGACAACAAAGACATGGAGGTACTTCAATTGGTATTATTTTGTGATGGGGGTGTCCATATTACTGGCTGTGACAGTGCTTGTCTATGTACAAGACAATATTGGATGGGGATGGGGCCTTGGAATACCAACCATTGCTATGTTTCTCTCAATTATTGCTTTTATTGTTGGATACCCACTTTACCGCAACTTGGATCCGGCTGGGAGTCCTTTTACCCGGTTGTTACAAGTGTGTGTAGCTGCTTTTAAGAAGAGGAAGCTGTCCGTGGTTTCGGATCCTAAGTTACTGTACCAGAATGATGAACTCGATGCTCCTATTTCTATTGGTGAAAACCTTGTCCACACCAAGCATATGAA GTTTCTTGACAAGGCTGCGATTGTAACAGAAGAAGACAATCTGAAACAAGGCCAGATACCAAATCTGTGGAGACTAAATACTGTACACAGAGTAGAAGAACTGAAATCTGTAATCAGAATGGGACCTATATGGGCGGCAGGAATTCTCTTAATCACAGCCTATGCCCAACAAAGCACATTTTCTCTTCAACAAGCCAAGTCCATGAACAGACATCTCTCAAAATCCTTTCAAATACCTGCTGGTTCAATGTCTGTCTTCACCATGACCTCCATGCTCACAACAATAGCTATATACGATCGTCTCCTTGTTCCTTTTGTTCGTAGATTTACAGGGCTCGATCGCGGCATTAGCTTCTTGCATAGGATGGGAGTTGGCTTTGTCATATCGATCTTAGCTACTCTAGTTGCAGGATTTGTAGAAATTAAGCGAAAACAAGTAGCTGCAGAAAATGGGTTGCTAAATTCTCATCATCCAATTCCTATCTCAGTTTTCTGGCTTGCGCCACAGTATTGTCTTCATGGGATAGCAGAAGCATTCATGTCAATTGGGCATTTGGAATTCTTCTATGATCAAGCTCCTGAAAGCATGAGAAGCTCAGCTATGGCACTATTTTGGACTGCGATTTCTGTTGGGAATTACATGAGCACACTGCTGGTTACTTTAGTCCACAAGTTCAGTGCTGGCCCTGACGGATCAAACTGGCTTCCTGATGATAACTTGAATAAAGGGAAACTGGAGTACTTTTACTGGTTGATCACTTTGATGCAAGCTGTTAATCTTGTTTACTACTTGGTTTGTGCAAAGATGTACACATTCAAGCCTATTCAGATCCATAGTAAAGGAAATAGTGAACCTGAAGATGATGGTGTAGAGCTTACTGCAAACAAGGTTTAG
- the LOC8269689 gene encoding ACD11 homolog protein translates to MKRYFFNTTNQDQEPQFPQQHQEVPEETAMTPAEARGQPPLSAVVEAFEDLAKGLKCVRDGDLEELRLDTFCDACSLVSVLFSCLGLAFRFAESEYVAKVCNLVDASKRHNSLKNVLDLDVENGTVRTPGSHSRNLRRVRQGLDLIRALFEQFVSTDDYSLKDAATTAYSQVCAPFHTWAVRTAVYAGMYTLPSRDQLLIRLNETDQSAGKKMRRYINASLPVIKYIDNLYISRNISLDW, encoded by the exons ATGAAGAGGTATTTCTTTAACACCACCAACCAAGATCAAGAACCACAATTCCCACAGCAACATCAAGAAGTTCCCGAAGAAACTGCCATGACTCCAGCAGAGGCAAGAGGGCAACCGCCCTTGTCGGCGGTTGTAGAGGCGTTTGAGGACCTAGCAAAGGGTTTAAAATGTGTTAGAGATGGTGACCTGGAAGAGCTTAGATTGGATACTTTTTGTGATGCATGTTCTTTGGTTTCTGTCCTTTTTAGTTGCCTTGGTCTTGCTTTTAGATTTGCTGAATCTGAGTATGTTGCAAag GTGTGCAATCTTGTGGATGCATCAAAAAGGCATAATAGTTTAAAAAATGTGCTCGATTTGGATGTTGAAAATGGCACCGTTAGAACACCGGGAAGCCATTCCCGTAATCTACGCAGAGTCAGACAGGGTCTTGATCTCATCAGAGCTCTATTCGAACAATTTGTATCAACTGA TGATTACTCTTTAAAAGACGCAGCTACAACAGCTTATTCTCAAGTTTGTGCACCATTCCATACATGGGCGGTCAGGACCGCCGTTTATGCCGGAATGTATACTCTCCCTTCAAGAGATCAGCTTCTGATAAGGCTCAACGAAACTG ATCAATCTGCAGGGAAGAAAATGAGGAGATACATCAATGCCTCACTTCCAGTTATAAAATACATTGATAACCTTTATATTTCCAGGAATATCAGCTTGGACTGGTGA
- the LOC8269690 gene encoding dihydrolipoyllysine-residue acetyltransferase component 4 of pyruvate dehydrogenase complex, chloroplastic, with protein sequence MAASSPFLSKIPISNKTISFSSSLSPSFPPTFPSKSHHRQNHARRSNALRVQSKIREIFMPALSSTMTEGKIVSWIKAEGDVLSKGESVVVVESDKADMDVETFYDGILAAIVVPEGESAPVGAPIGLLAETEDEIAEAKAKANANTNASSSQTTAAVAPTPPPVSSTPAPAIAQPAPAASAPEGPKKIVATPYARKLAKQHKVDINKLVGSGPNGRITPADVEAAAGIKSVASAPVAAAAPAAAPAKAPPAAAAPPPLPGSTVVPFTTMQSAVSKNMVESLSVPTFRVGYPISTDALDALYEKVKPKGVTMTALLAKAAAMALAQHPVVNASCKDGKSFTYNSNINIAVAVAINGGLITPVLQDADKLDLYLLSQKWKELVEKARSKQLQPHEYNSGTFTLSNLGMFGVDRFDAILPPGQGAIMAVGASKPTVVADKDGFFSVKSKMLVNVTADHRIVYGADLAAFLQTFAKIVENPESLTL encoded by the exons ATGGCTGCCTCATCTCCCTTTCTCTCCAAAATCCCAATCTCGAACAAAACAATTTCCTTCTCTTCCTCACTTTCCCCATCTTTCCCACCCACATTTCCCTCCAAATCACACCATCGCCAAAACCACGCCAGACGCAGCAATGCGTTGAGAGTCCAGTCCAAGATCCGAGAGATCTTCATGCCAGCACTCAGCTCCACAATGACCGAGGGCAAAATCGTCTCTTGGATTAAGGCAGAAGGCGACGTTCTTTCCAAAGGAGAAAGCGTCGTCGTTGTTGAATCTGATAAAGCTGACATGGATGTTGAGACTTTTTACGATGGCATTCTCGCTGCTATTGTTGTCCCTGAAGGTGAATCTGCTCCTGTTGGTGCTCCTATTGGTCTTTTAGCTGAGACTGAAGATGAGATTGCCGAAGCTAAAGCCAAAGCGAATGCCAATACCAATGCCTCCTCCTCACAAACTACTGCTGCTGTTGCTCCTACTCCTCCTCCCGTTAGTTCTACTCCTGCGCCAGCTATTGCACAACCTGCTCCTGCAGCCAGTGCCCCAGAGGGACCTAAGAAGATTGTGGCAACACCTTATGCTAGGAAGCTAGCGAAGCAGCATAAAGTGgatattaataaattggtTGGGTCCGGGCCTAATGGAAGGATCACACCTGCTGACGTAGAAGCTGCTGCTGGGATTAAGTCTGTGGCTTCTGCGCCTGTTGCGGCGGCGGCTCCTGCTGCTGCTCCAGCTAAAGCTCctcctgctgctgctgctcctcCTCCGCTTCCAGGATCTACGGTTGTGCCATTTACAACAATGCAATCAGCTGTTTCGAAGAACATGGTGGAGAGCCTCTCTGTACCTACTTTTAGAGTTGGGTACCCAATATCAACTGATGCCCTCGATGCTCTATATGAGAAG GTGAAACCAAAGGGTGTAACAATGACTGCATTATTAGCAAAAGCTGCAGCAATGGCACTTGCTCAGCACCCAGTTGTCAATGCAAGTTGTAAAGATGGGAAAAGTTTTACTTATAACAGTAACATTAACATTGCAGTGGCTGTGGCTATCAATGGTGGGTTGATTACTCCTGTTCTTCAAGATGCAGATAAG TTGGACCTTTACCTGTTATCACAAAAGTGGAAAGAGTTGGTGGAGAAAGCCAGATCAAAACAACTACAGCCTCATGAGTACAATTCAG GGACATTCACTCTTTCCAATTTGGGAATGTTTGGAGTGGACAGGTTTGATGCTATTCTTCCTCCTGGCCAG GGGGCTATAATGGCTGTTGGAGCATCAAAACCAACTGTGGTGGCTGATAAAGATGGATTCTTTAGTGTAAAAAGCAAAATGCTG GTGAATGTAACAGCTGATCACCGAATTGTCTATGGGGCTGACTTGGCTGCCTTCCTTCAGACCTTTGCTAAAATAGTTGAGAACCCAGAAAGCCTGACACTGTAG